One Simkaniaceae bacterium genomic window, GACTTTGTAACTTTTTGGACTCGAAGGCCTCGAGATATTTGTTCTCTAGGGAGTTATTAAAACCGGGAAGGGGTTTTTTACCCCTTCCCGGTTTTAATAATCTCCCAGTTCGACCATAGGTCGAGCGTCCGAGAGCAAAGACCGCGGCAGGCGGGCCCAAAAAGTTGCAAAGTCGAGTTATAGACTTAATGCTCGCAAATCCTTTGTTAGTTCATGAAATCTTTTTATGAGTGTTTCAACAGGCTCTTTTGTTGTCATGTCGACGCCGGCATTCTTTAACAAGTTAATGGGGAAATCAGATCGCCCCGATGACAAGAACTGCAAATAATCGTTCTTTGCATCTACCTTTCCACTCAATACTCTCTCTACTAGCGCATAAGCAGCGCTAATTCCCGTTGCATATTGATAGACATAAAAGTTCGAATAAAAATGAGGAATACGCAAAAACTCATAAAAGAGCTCCTCATCATAGGCAAAACTCGGCCCAAAGTAGTCGCGATTCAAAGCCTCATATTCTTTTTTCATCATATCAGGTGTGAGTGGCATATGCGCTTCGGCAAGGCGATGGATCTTAAGTTCAAATTCGGCAAACATCGTCTGTCTAAAAAGGGTGGCTCGAATAGAATCAATTTTTTGATTGAGGATATAAATTTTTTCCTCTTTAGATGCGGCCCTTTCATAAAGAGTGCGGAACGTGAGCTCTTCGTGGAATGTCGAAGCCACTTCTGCCACAAAAATACAATAAGAAGCATCTTGATATGTCTGCGTACGGTTGCTAAAAAAGGAGTGCATACTATGACCTGCTTCATGAGACAAGGTCATTAAGTCATTAAACGTCCCATTGTAATTCATCAATATATAAGGTCTGCTTGAATAACATCCCGATGAATACGCCCCCGATCTCTTATTTTCATTGTCATAGCGATCGACCCATCGATCTATCGTAAGCCCTTTCCTTAAAATGCTCTGATACTCTTCCCCTAAAGGCGCCACAGAATCAATAATGATTTCAACGGCCTCTTCAAAGGTATATTTTTTATCAAATTCCCGAATAGCAGGAACATACATATCATAGGCATGAATCTCATCGAGATTGAGCAACTCCTTCCTCAAACTCACATAGTCATGTAATACCGGAAAATGAGCCCTCACTGATTCAATGAGGTTAGTATAAACGCTCTCATCAATATTATAAGGGTATAAAGCTGCTTTTAAACAAGATGAAAACCCCCTCACATTGCGATTAAAAAGATGCCTCTTAACCGATCCGGCAAGTAAATCGGAGACCGTATTTCTAAAATCGCGAAAACGAGCATGCATGTTGAGAAAAGCCCCTTTGCGAAGGCTGCGGTCATTTGATTTGATCAAAAGTTGATAAGAAGCATGGGTCAGCTCATGGGATTTTCCCTCCGAATCGATCACATCCTCAAATTTAAGATCGGCATTATTGATTGATGAAAAAGCACTTGGAATCGTTTGAAGACTATCCCCGGCGGCAGCCATGATGCGCTCTTGTTCTTTAGGTAAAATATATTGTTTTTGATGGATGAGTTGCTTCAAATAATTATGATATTCGGCAAGAGACGGACTCTGCATATCAAATATTTTTTCATCTATTTGCAAAATTTCGGGCTCGACCCAAGAAGTCTCTGCAGCAAAGGCGTGATAGAGCATCATAATTGATTGATAAGCACTCTTATAGGAATCAATTGTAATATCTTCGTCATGGCGCAAATGAGCATATACATATAAGGACTCAATTTTCACTTGAAGATCAAAATATTTTTTAAGAAATTGAGCCAATGACTCGGGACTACTTGAGAGCTTTCCCATAAATTGATTGATCTCAGGGAAATGGCTGTCCGCCTCTTTGCGTAAAATTAAAAAATCTTCTTTCCACGCCTCAATATCTCTATAGAAAGCTTCGACATCCCATCGGTCTTCTAAAGCCACTTCATTTCTTTTTTTAGCCATTTCTCATATCCATATCTTAAAAAGTCAGTCCTAGGTTGTATCGATATTTTGGCTTTTTGACAACGAATTTTTACACATTTAGCAATCAAAGTCAAAAATTGCTAAATCTCTATTGCCTAAAATCGAAAAAAAAGTTATCCTGAATATGTTTTTTAACACTAATTCGGGTTAACAAGGAGACCGTTCTATGACAACCCAAGCTGAAAAAAAATCGACTCTCAGACCGGTAGGAAACCGCGTCGTACTCAAAAGAATGGAAAAAGAACAAACCTCTGCGGGTGGGATTATTTTACCTGAATCTGCACAGAAGAAACAAGAATCGGCAATTGTCATCGCAGTTGGCTTAGGCAAAACAACAAAAGATGGAACGACCCTCCCTATGTCCGTAAAAGAAGGCGACGTCGTTCTTATGGATAAATACTCCGGACAAGAAGTCACATTGAATGATGAAGAGTTCATCATCGTCAAAGAAGATGACATTGTTGCAATCATTGAAAACTAATTAAAGGAGCCAATATATGGGCGCAAAAGATATTAAGTTTAAAGAGGATGCTCGTTATAAAATCCTCAAAGGCGTAAATAAGCTTGCCTCTGCCGTTAAAGTGACACTCGGTCCTAAAGGCCGTAATGTGATTTTAGATAAGGCTTATGGTGCTCCACATATCACTAAAGATGGAGTTTCAGTAGCTAAAGAGATCGAACTCGAGGACCGACATGAGAACATGGGTGCTCAGATGGTCAAAGAAGTAGCCAGTAAAACAGCGGATAAGGCCGGAGACGGTACAACAACTGCGACTGTCTTAGCTGAAGCGATCTATTCGGAAGGTCTTAAAATCGTTGCCGCAGGCGCAAATCCAATCGATATCAAACGAGGAATTGATAAAGCCGTTGCAACAATAGTGGCTGAAATCACTAAAATGAGTAAACCAATTAAAGATCGCAACGAAATTGCACAAGTTGCTACGATTTCTGCAAACAGCGATCAAGAAATTGGGGAAATCATTGCAAAAGCTATGGAAAAAGTCGGAAAAGACGGAACGATTACCATAGAAGAAGGAAAGGGCTTCGAAACAACTCTTGAAGTTGTTGAAGGGATGAACTTCGACCGCGGTTATGTCTCTGCATATTTCATGACAAATCCGGAAACACAAGAAGCCGTTTATGATGATGTTTATATCCTCATCTACGACAAAAAAATCTCGGGAATGAAAGAATTCCTTCCCATTCTTCAAGCAGCAGCCGAAACGGGCAAGGCTCTCATCATCATCGCAGAAGACATTGACGGAGAAGCTTTAACAACTCTCGTTGTTAACCGCCTTCGCGCTAACCTCAAAGTCTGTGCCGTCAAAGCTCCCGGCTTTGGAGATCGCCGCAAGGCAATGCTCGAGGATATCGCGATTTTAACAGGTGGCCAACTTATCAGTGAAGAAGTCGGCTTATCTCTTGAAAAAACAACCCTTGAAATGCTTGGCCGTGCGAAAAAAATTGTCGTTAAAAAAGATGAAACGACAATCATTGAAGGACTCGGATCAAAAGAAACCATCCAAGCACGCGTTCAACAAATTAAATCTCAAATTGCCGAGAGCACATCTGACTATGATAAAGAAAAACTTCAAGAGAGACTTGCTAAGCTCTCCGGTGGAGTTGGCGTAATCAATGTCGGTGCTGCGACTGAAGTTGAGATGAAAGAGAAAAAAGATCGCGTCGATGATGCTCATCACGCAACACGCGCTGCTGTTGAAGAGGGTATTCTCCCCGGCGGCGGAACGGCTTTCATTCGCTCCATTCCGGTGCTTCGCGCTCTTGCGGAAACTTTAATAGGCGACCAAAAAGTCGGTGTTGACATCGTTATCAAAGCGATTACGGCTCCCCTTCGTCAAATTGCAGAAAATGCAGGTGTTGAAGGGTCAATCGTTGTACAAAAGGTGAGCGAGCTCAAAGAAAACGAAGGTTTTGATGCAGCGACTAACACCTATGGCAATATGATTGAAAAGGGAATTATCGACCCAACTAAAGTTGTTAGACTCACGATTGAGCTCGCAGCTTCGATTGCAGGTCTTCTTCTCACTACTGAAGCCATCATCACTGAAGAGAAAAAGGAAAAAGAAATGCCTAATCCCGCCCACATGGCCGGTGCAGACTACTAATTTTCCCTCTTCATAACAAGAGAAAAAGCGCACAGTCTAAAATAGATCGTGCGCTTTTTTATTGCTCTTTATAAGATGCCCATTATGAAGAGAACGTTTCACATCTTTACTTTTTTCTCAACCGCACTGATTATTTTGTTAGTAGGGGCTATTTTCGCTCTCCCCCTATATATCCCCAAACTTCTCGCCAACTCCATTAGCAAATCAATGGGTGTTCCTGTTGATATCAAATCGGTCGATATTCGACGCTCTGATCTCACCTTTCACAATTTACTTGTAGGAAATCCCCCCGGATCATTTCTTCCCTATGCGCTTAAAATCAAAACGCTGACCATTAGAGCCCCCTTAAGAGAATATCTCGAACCCACAGTCAATATTAAGCAAATTGAGCTGAATGACATTGATTTAAGCGTTGAGTTTTACACACCGGATCGCAAAAAAAACAATTGGGATCTCATTTTAGATACTGTAAATAAGCCTGTGAAAAATCCCTCCTCTGACGCTCAGGGGTCAAAAAGAGGGATTTATATCAATGAACTGTTTCTAGAGCAAATTGCCGTCTCTCTCAAACTCTACAATCAGCCCCCCCGCAACATTCCACCGATTAAGCAAATTGTCATCCGAGATATCGACCCTGAAAACGGCCTTTTGACCCAGCGATTAACGCGTATTCTCACCAATCATATTATCAAATCCGTTTCCGGAATGGCCGGCATTACGGGAATCACAGGTGTCATTATTTCCGCTCCGGCTACAGCAGTTCAAACCATTTTTGCCCCTTTCAAATTCCTTTTCGGAGGGTCAAAAAAGAATCAGTCACAAACACCCCCCAATCAATAATCAGCGCTACGAGGTTTTCTTGGAGGGGGTGCATGAATGACTGAGACGCTATGCTTGCTATCCGTTAATTTTTTTGCATATTCCGAAGTATTCGACGGCATTGCATCTTCGACAAAAGACAATGTAATTCCTTTGCCTTTTTCAATAAACAAAATGATATCGGAACTGCCGGGAGTTTGGGTGCACATCAATCCCATTTTCGATCCAATCTCTTTAGCAATTTTAAACTGATTTTCTCGATTTACATTAAACACAACGATGTGAGTTGCATCTTTTGAGATGTCAGATGGAATGAACTCCTTTTCCAAAAAGACAATATTTGATCCCTTTGGTAATTTATCCATAAGTCGATCTAATTCTGTTTTTCTTGATTCCTCGGGTTCTTCAGAAATTTCAGTGGGCAATTGGCTTATATCATCTCTTTCTCTTGGCAGAGAATCGCATGAGCTTGGAGTCGTTGAAGAGGCTGATGAGTTTGTGTCAAAAGATGCTTCGCTGAACACTTTAGGAATGCATGGCTTGGGTAATGCCTTTGAAGGGGGTGATAAATCACAACCCAAAAATATCACGGCAAAGAGGTTAAAAATGAGAAATAAAAATAAGCTACCCTTATCCAAAACACCCAGCTCTTGAATTTTTTTACCCGCTAGCGAACCTTCCCCTGAGGGAATAAATAGGTAATCTAGTCCAATATTACCGGGGGGATTATCCTCTTTTGGAGCCCTAAGAGGGGAAAGCCCTTGTGAAGAAGTAGAAGCTACAGGAAAAGCATTAGCCATAGAAAATACCCACAAATTATAAATTAAATTTAATATATTATAACATTATAGTTATAAATTTGCAGTATATTGAAATAATTAAAATATTAATTATTATGCTTTAGTTTATAAACTTGAAACTTAGCGTATTTAAATGTTGATTGGGGTAAAAGATGCCGAACCCCCGTAATATCCCTATCGAGCTCGATAGGTCCTCGATTGCGCTCATTAATCAAGGCGACATGGGTATGGCTAAATATCTTAAGTTCTTGACAATCAAAGGGGCTTGAATAAAACACACGATTTAAATCGCTATTATTTAACAAGTTAGAGTCTTTAGGAAAAACAAGCCCGGTTAGAAACCCAAGAATACTCCGGTGTCTTTCGGACCCGATATACAGTTCTTTTTGCTCAAAAACAGGTGTTTTTTCCATAGGAACCTTTTTAACATAAAGTCCCTCGAGACTGTCAAAAAGAGCCTCACCGGCAATAAAAAACCCCTCAGGATATTGTTTAAGCAGTTCGTCAAATAAACATTGAAGGGACTCTTGATCCGATTCAACCTCAAGAAGAGCATCCGGCTTTTCCAAGGGGGAAACCCCGACAATAAAAAAACAATCAAATGCCCCCTTCCTTGCAAAGCATTTTAACCCCTTTTTTTCCGGTATTCTTGAAATATACATTGCCTGATTAATGATGATCGATTCCCCAATATTTGCAACATTCTCAAAAGAAGCGCCCCCAAAAGCATACTTAAAGTCATGAGAATCACAAGCAATCATTGCTTTATCATCCAACCTTCCATTTACAAACAAAGAAATGTCTCCAATGAGGGTCAAATGAGAATTAGCTTGATATGACTCAATAACATGAATTTTCATACTTCAACCAAATTGCAAATTGTTCAAAAATCGACTCCTAATTCAAATGTCAAACCATAGAGATATAAATTTCCAAAATCAAAATCATCACCTGCAATGACTTTTTGAATGAAATTCCATAAAAAATGCCCTTCAAATAACAGCTGAGCATTCACTTGTTTCATCATCTTATCGAATTTTGCCTGATATCCAAGACCCATTTGAGCTGCTGCATGTGGAACAAATCGTTTATCGCTCTCCTCTAACTTCATCCAATCCGATGTTGAATTGCTTAAATCTTCCCCATAATAACTATTAAGATCCCCAATTAAGAGTGCGAAGGCAAAATTTTGAATCAGAGTAAACCCTCTTTTCAAACCCCACCCCATAGCAATTCCCGTTTTAGGACCAACACCCCAATACCGGTTATTCTTTCTCACGGTGAGTGTGTTATTTTCCAGTAATTGTCCGCCTGAATAATAAATATTTTGCTTGGAATGGAGAATAGCCCCCTCTAATCCAATTTGAGGCGCAAATTGAATTGAACTAGCTTGAAACGGGCGTGAAATAAGCACATCAATGGTTTGATATCCCAAATCATATTGAGATGAAGCCCTTTGAAAGACCACCTGAGACAGCTCCGTTCCATCGAGTAAAAGATCTGTCATCGATTGGGAAAAACCAACAGGAGATTTCAAGTCACCCCACATTCCGGCACGCGTGCGATCCGTTTTATCCGTGTTCAAATATGTATAAGTTGCACTGAGCCCCCATTGATCATACCCTGTAAACCACCCTGCACCAAAGCGCACTCCCCAATCAAAATTAAAGTCGACTTCGCTAAGTGAAGAGCGGTAAGGGAGAGCAAAAGCATCACTGGATGCACGGACAGCATACATTGAATCAGTGGTACGAGCTTTCCAATAAATGCCGCCTCCAAAAAACTCAACAACAGGAGCATCTCTTTCTTCATTGGGCTGAGCTTCATGATAACCCGCTGACTCATAATCTTGTTTTTCACTGCTTTCTAAAGCAATAAAACCCTGTTTAGAATATTCGGGAAAAGGTTTAATAGTATATTCCGCTCCAATGATCAAACTACAATTAAGAACGACGATAGAGTAAATTAAATAACGCATAAAAATTCAAAAAATAATTATTATTTCCTTCTATCAAAACAAGATAACCAAAGTAAACCTTTTTTATACCGGGAGTGATTCAAGAGTTGGAATTTTTAGAAGCCGGCGCACTGATGGTCGATCGGGCCGAAGGCCCTTCTACCTGAAAGGGCGCGCTATTGACAATAGGCAGAGGTGAGGTAAATCGACCAAGCGGGGATGCCGGCGACAAAAAAAACAACTCTTGAATGACGAGCGGTATAATTACTTCCTATATAAAAAAAATTTGCTTTTTTTAACTTTAAGGACTTATAGTCTTTACGAAAATTTGAGGTAGATTCCGGCCATCAACTACCCTCCCCTGAAGGGGAAGGCTTGTAAAAAAGCCTCGCGTTGACCAGCCTAAGTCCGCCTTGAGGGATAGCCCTCTAAAAGGGACTACGTTAGGAGCGAATATATAGGCACCTTGGGATGCTACTCCAGTCCCAAGCTCTGCGGTCAGTGGTTAAACAGGTGTAAGGGGTTTAGGCCCATGCTGCTGACATACAAACCGCTCCATAACATTGGCGAGGAGGACATTACCCACAAGGGTGTAAACCCAAGTGGCGATTGCACGTAAGTGCTAGGGGGAGCAATCCCCCACTTTTTTAACAACTTAACAACAAGGGAGCAGCGTTTCCTCCTCGTCCTAAAGAACGAGGTTTCCATGCTGTCAAATTGATGAATACATTAAGCAATATTCAAACTTTTACAAGCGAATTTTACGAAAATTATTGCGAGATACACCAAGAAAGGGCATCCCATTCTCCGTTGTTGCTAACATCAACTGTTATAGATGGGATTGTTTCTTTTATTTTTGCTAAAATAGCTGCACATGAAATGCGCTTGAAAAATCCAACCGGATCGAGTCTAGCCTTTACCGCTTC contains:
- the pepF gene encoding oligoendopeptidase F, with product MAKKRNEVALEDRWDVEAFYRDIEAWKEDFLILRKEADSHFPEINQFMGKLSSSPESLAQFLKKYFDLQVKIESLYVYAHLRHDEDITIDSYKSAYQSIMMLYHAFAAETSWVEPEILQIDEKIFDMQSPSLAEYHNYLKQLIHQKQYILPKEQERIMAAAGDSLQTIPSAFSSINNADLKFEDVIDSEGKSHELTHASYQLLIKSNDRSLRKGAFLNMHARFRDFRNTVSDLLAGSVKRHLFNRNVRGFSSCLKAALYPYNIDESVYTNLIESVRAHFPVLHDYVSLRKELLNLDEIHAYDMYVPAIREFDKKYTFEEAVEIIIDSVAPLGEEYQSILRKGLTIDRWVDRYDNENKRSGAYSSGCYSSRPYILMNYNGTFNDLMTLSHEAGHSMHSFFSNRTQTYQDASYCIFVAEVASTFHEELTFRTLYERAASKEEKIYILNQKIDSIRATLFRQTMFAEFELKIHRLAEAHMPLTPDMMKKEYEALNRDYFGPSFAYDEELFYEFLRIPHFYSNFYVYQYATGISAAYALVERVLSGKVDAKNDYLQFLSSGRSDFPINLLKNAGVDMTTKEPVETLIKRFHELTKDLRALSL
- a CDS encoding co-chaperone GroES — protein: MTTQAEKKSTLRPVGNRVVLKRMEKEQTSAGGIILPESAQKKQESAIVIAVGLGKTTKDGTTLPMSVKEGDVVLMDKYSGQEVTLNDEEFIIVKEDDIVAIIEN
- the groL gene encoding chaperonin GroEL (60 kDa chaperone family; promotes refolding of misfolded polypeptides especially under stressful conditions; forms two stacked rings of heptamers to form a barrel-shaped 14mer; ends can be capped by GroES; misfolded proteins enter the barrel where they are refolded when GroES binds) — translated: MGAKDIKFKEDARYKILKGVNKLASAVKVTLGPKGRNVILDKAYGAPHITKDGVSVAKEIELEDRHENMGAQMVKEVASKTADKAGDGTTTATVLAEAIYSEGLKIVAAGANPIDIKRGIDKAVATIVAEITKMSKPIKDRNEIAQVATISANSDQEIGEIIAKAMEKVGKDGTITIEEGKGFETTLEVVEGMNFDRGYVSAYFMTNPETQEAVYDDVYILIYDKKISGMKEFLPILQAAAETGKALIIIAEDIDGEALTTLVVNRLRANLKVCAVKAPGFGDRRKAMLEDIAILTGGQLISEEVGLSLEKTTLEMLGRAKKIVVKKDETTIIEGLGSKETIQARVQQIKSQIAESTSDYDKEKLQERLAKLSGGVGVINVGAATEVEMKEKKDRVDDAHHATRAAVEEGILPGGGTAFIRSIPVLRALAETLIGDQKVGVDIVIKAITAPLRQIAENAGVEGSIVVQKVSELKENEGFDAATNTYGNMIEKGIIDPTKVVRLTIELAASIAGLLLTTEAIITEEKKEKEMPNPAHMAGADY
- a CDS encoding AsmA family protein, which encodes MKRTFHIFTFFSTALIILLVGAIFALPLYIPKLLANSISKSMGVPVDIKSVDIRRSDLTFHNLLVGNPPGSFLPYALKIKTLTIRAPLREYLEPTVNIKQIELNDIDLSVEFYTPDRKKNNWDLILDTVNKPVKNPSSDAQGSKRGIYINELFLEQIAVSLKLYNQPPRNIPPIKQIVIRDIDPENGLLTQRLTRILTNHIIKSVSGMAGITGITGVIISAPATAVQTIFAPFKFLFGGSKKNQSQTPPNQ